The sequence CAGACCCGATCACATAGAAGGTGTCCCGAACTGCACCGACCCAGTACCGCATGGCCTCATTCATGGCGTCTTTCAATGTTCCGGTACCCGAGTCCACCGGGATGACCTCCGCTTTCAGAAGTTTCATCCGTTCGACATTGGGCTGCTGCCTGCGGATGTCTTCGGAGCCCATGAATACCTTGCACTCCATTCCGAAAAGAGCGGCAGCCGTTGCGGTGGCCACACCGTGCTGGCCGGCGCCGGTTTCCGCAATCAGCTTATGTTTTCCCATATGCCGGGCCAGCAGTGCCTGACCGATGGTATTGTTGATTTTATGGGCGCCGGTATGGGCCAGATCCTCCCGTTTGAGAAAAATGGAGGCGCCGTTCAGGTGCCGGCTGAGCCGTCTGGCATGAAACAGCGGGGTGGGGCGGCCTGCGTAATGTTGAAGAAGATCGCTTAATTCCGTTTGAAAATCGGCTTTGGGAGTAAGGTTGCGATAGGCCTCTTCAAGCTCAAGAATGGCCGGCATCAGGGTTTCTGCAACGTATCGTCCGCCATAGGGGCCGAAGTGGCCAAAAGAATCCGGGCGCTTTCCGGGGGATGGATGCGGCAGGTTTTGAGGGGTGTGCTGCGTTTGCATTAAAATATTCTCCTTAATGAATTAGCCTCCGGCCGGATGGCGGAAGCCTGATAAGAAAGTGCGTTCATCAGTGCGGTTATTTTTTTGTGATCCTTTTGCCCTGGCGTTGACTCGACACCGGAACTGATATCCACGGCATCCGGATGTGCGGCTGAAACTGCACGGGCAATATTATCCGGGCAGAGTCCTCCGGCCAGAATGGCGGGAAATTTTGTGGAAAAATCCTTGACGGCATTCCAGTCCCATGCGAGTGCATTGCCGCCCGGAAGCGGCCCTTTTCCGCTTTCGACCAGAAATGCCGATGCCGGATAATCTGCGGCCAGGCTGATATCGGGAACGCCATGGATGAAAAGCGCTTTGATAACCACCAGATTCTGGTGGCGAAGACGGCCCGCAAGCGCCGGGGATTCCTGCCCGTGAAGTTGGACCGCTTTCAGGCCGCAGCAATCCACCCGTCGCATGATGGCTGAAAAGGATTCGTTTACAAACACCCCGACGGTATAAACGGTTCGGGGCAGGCCGATGCAGATCCGCATCGCCCGCTCATCGCTCAGATGCCTCGGACTTTTCGGGTAAAATACCAGACCGATGGCATCGGCCCCGGCTTTGACGCAGGCAACCGCATCACGGATACGGGTGAGTCCGCATATTTTGACCTGGGGCCGGTGTAAAGTGAAAATATGTTCTGGCTGTTGAGGTTCCATATGGTATCTTTCAGGTAAAGGGTAAAGGGTAAAGGGTAAAGGGTAAAGGGTAAAGGGTAAAGGGTAAAGGGTATAGGGTTAAGAGAAAATAGTTATGCGGCCTCTTTTCTCTTAACTCAGCCCGTTTTTTTATGACAGGAGATGTTTGATAAACTCTCCGGGATCTTCGGCCCGTACGATACTTTCTCCAATCAATGCGTTGGCTATTCCGGCCTGTCGGATGTGCCGAAGGTCCTTGCGGGTGTGGATTCCGCTGGCGGCCACAGGGACCTGACCGGATTGAAGCCTGGATACCATCTGCATGCTGGTGCGGATATCGGTTTCAAATGTTTTCAGATTTCTGTTGTTAATTCCGATCAGCCGGGCGCCTGCAAGGCAAGCGGCTTCAAGATCCGTTTCGGAATGTACCTCGACCAGGGCGTCCATTCCCAGTTCATGCGTTATCCGAAGACAGTCATCAAGCTGCTTTCTGGACAGGATCCTGACGATGAGAAGCACGGCATCGGCGCCCATGAGGACGGATTCATAGAGCTGATACGTTGAAATGATAAAATCTTTTCGAAGTATCGGAAGCGTTGTCGCGTTTCTGGCGGTTTTGAGATCATTGCAGCTGCCGAGAAAAAACCGCTCTTCGGTCAGTACGGATATGGCGGAGGCGCCGGCCTGCTCGTATGCCGTTGCGTAAAATGCCGGGTCCAGATCCGGCCGTATGATTCCTTTTGAAGGCGAGGCCCGTTTGATTTCCGCGATGATACGGCTGCCGGATCCGGTGGGGTGTTGAAGCGCATTAAACAGCGACTTTTGATCATGAGTTGCGGAACAGGCCATTTGCTGAAGCTGTTTTTCCGGTAGCCGGATTTTAGCCGCCTTGATTTCCGAGAATTTATGATCGACGATTTGCTGAAGAATATCGGTGGCCATAAGTGTTATCCGTTTTTCCGGGTAAATTGAATCAGGGCGATGAGTTTTTCTGATGCAGCTCCGCTGTCAATGGATACTTCGGCCAGGCGGATACCGTCGGTTAGATTTTCGGCTTTCCCGGCGGCAACCAGCGCCGCCGAGGCATTGATCAGAACGATATCCCGTTTCGGGCCTTTTTCGCCGTTCAGGATGCGCCGGGTGATATCGGCATTTGTTTCAGGATCACCCCCCGCAAGGTCTTCGGGGGCGGCCGTTTTTCCGAAAAACGTTTCCGGATATAAATCATAGGTTCGGATCCGGTCCTGGTTCAGTTCGGATACCCGCGTGGGGGCGCAGACCGAAATTTCATCCAGACCATCATGACCGTGGACGACAAAGGCACGGCGGCTTCCGAGCAGTCGAAGCGCCCCTGCAAACATTTCCGTCAGCTGCGGATTGTATACGCCGACCAGCTGGCAGTTTGCAGCGGCCGGGTTGGTCAGCGGCCCCAGCATGTTGAAGATGCTGCGAATTCCTATATCTTTTCTGGCACCGGCGGCAAAGCGCATGGCGCTGTGATACAGCGGCGCGTATAAAAAGCCGATACCGATATCGGATACCGCCTCTTCGACCAGTTCCGGGACGGTGTCAAGTTTTACGCCCAATGCCTCGAGCAGGTCGGCGCTTCCGCAGTTGCTGGTAACCGACCGGTTTCCGTGTTTGGCCACGGTAACGCTGCATCCGGCGACCACAAAGGCAGCGGTAGTGGAGATGTTAAACGTGCCGGCCGTGTCGCCTCCGGTTCCGCAGGTATCCACAACCGTGGCGCCGGGCGTTTGAATGCGAAGTGCTTTTCTGCGCATGGCCTTTGCGGCCCCGGCAAGTTCTTCAAAGGTTTCGCCCCGGGTTGCCAGTGCCGCCATAAAAGCACCGATCCGGATATCGGAGACCCGGCCTGAAAAAATCTCATCCATCAGTTGAGACATCTGTGATTCTGATAATGTATTTCCCTGGATAATTGTGTTTAGATATCTGGTAAACATGTAAATTCTCCTTTTCGTGTATGTGAGATAAGAGGAAATGGTATATGGTGAATGGTATATGGTTAAGTTGGAACGAGGGTCATTAGTGAAGGCAAATGGTTTATCATATAGAATTGCCCTGCACCCCATACCCCATACCTATACCCTTTTCCCCGACTCATGACTGTTCTTGAGAAAATTTCTTAACAATCGTTTCCCCACCGGGGTCATGATGGATTCCGGATGGAACTGGATGCCTTCGGTGGGATGGGTTTTGTGGCGGATGCCCATGATTTCTCCGTCGTCAGACTCTGATGTGATCTCAAGGCATTGAGGCAGATGCTGCCTGCAGACCGCCAGGGAATGATACCGCATGGCCTGAAACGGTGAGCGGATACCGGCGTAGAGACCTTTTTCGTCCGATGAAATGGCGGATGTTTTTCCGTGCATCAGATGCCTGGCTGATACGACTTTTCCGCCAAAGGCGATGGCAATGGACTGATGCCCGAGACAAACGCCAAGGATCGGGATTTTGCCTGAAAAGCTCTGGATGGCAGGTATGGAAAGGCCGGCGGTCTCGGGTCGGCCCGGGCCGGGGGATACGACGATGGCCGATGGGTTCAGCCGGTGAAGATCGTCCAGGGTTGCCGCATTGTTTCGGATAACGGTCACGGATTCGCCGAGTTGTTCAATATACTGTACCAGGTTATAGGTGAAAGAATCATAGTTATCGATCATTACGATCATGATGAATGCCCCCCCCTTATCGTATCTTCTGCTGCATCAGTTCCAGCGCTTTTTCGATGGCCCTGGCCTTGTTGACGGTTTCGATCCGTTCGGTCTCAGGATCTGAATCCGCCACGATCCCGGCACCGGCCCGAACCGTAAGGCGGTTATTGCGGATGCAGGCGGTACGGATGGTGATGGCCATATCCATGTTGCCGTCAAATGATATGTAGCCGACCGCGCCTCCGTACGGGCCTCTGACGTCCTGTTCCAGTTCGGCAATCATTTCCATGGCGCGGACTTTCGGGGCTCCGCTGAGCGTGCCGGCCGGAAAAACCGCCCGAAGCAGATCCCATGCGTCGTACTCGGGTTTTAAGTGGCAGTTGATGTTGGAGACCAGATGCATCACGTGGGAGTAGCGTTCCACTACCATGAGATCAGACACCTGAACGGTCCCGGTTTCGGCAATACGCCCCAGATCATTTCTTCCCAGATCCACCAGCATCAGATGCTCGGCCCGTTCTTTTTCATCCCGCAACAGTTCATCAGCCAGGCGTCTGTCTTCTTTTTCGGTTTTTCCCCTGGGCCGGGTGCCGGCAATGGGTCTTAATGTGGCTACCGAATTTTCCAGACGGACCATGGTTTCCGGTGAAGAGCCTGCCAGTGCAATATCGCCCAGATGCATCAGATACAGATAGGGTGAAGGATTGATGTAGCGCTGTGCACGGTAAAGTTCAAAAAGATCGGGCAGCTCGTTGCAGCTGAAAGACTGGGAGATAACGGTCTGAATGACATCGCCGGCCCGGATATGGTCCTTGACGGTGGTAACCTGCTTTCGGAACTGTTCCGGCTCGAGATCAGCCTTTAATTGAAAATGTTTCGGACCCTCAGCAACGGATTGATCCGGCAATGGCTGTTTGATGATTCCGATCAGGTTTCTGATTCTGCCGGTGGCCTCTTGGTAAGCGCGTCCGGCAACCGGGTGGTCTTCCAGAAAAGCGATCGCAATCACCAGCAGGGTGTGCCGGATGTTATCGAAAACCAGCAGCACATCCGGGATGATGAAATGTGCCAGTGGCGTGTCTTCCGGTACGGTGTTGGGGATGGCTTCAAAAAATGACACCATCTCATAGGTGATATAACCGGCCAGCCCGCCCCAGAACCGTGGCAGATCCGGCATGGCCGGTCTTTTGTACCGGCCCATGATATCTTTCAGGACCGAAAGCGGATTGCCCTGGTGCGGGATCTGACGGGTCGTGCCATTTTTACGGATTTCAACAAATTCTTTAAAAATACGGATATCACAGAATGAGGAGGCACTGATAAAGCTGAAGCGTCCCCATTTTTCACCGCCTTCGGCACTTTCAAACAAAAACGCAGGCCCCTGGTCCCGGTACAATTTTTTAAACACCGATACCGGGGTTTCCATATCAGCCAGGATTTCGGCATATACCGGGACAACGTTGTATTGTCGGGACAACTGTTTGAATTGAAGCGGATCGGGAAACTGTTTTAAAAACATGGCATGACCTGTTATTTTAATGATTAAAAATAAAAAAGGGCCGTGAAATCTTCACGGCCCTTGGGGGGGTACCAATAAAAAAGGCCGTGAGCATCGGGGATGCTCACGGCCGGGTTGACTTTATTATAAGATTACATCAGACACATATGGCTCGATCGGCATTCCCATGGGTATGAGCCTGCCACCACCAGTTTTGTACCTTGGAATTTTGAGTTGTCTGATTGTAAATCATATTCTGTGCCCTCATTAATTTTTTTACAAATTTTGCCTGAAGTGTAGACCCTTGTCAAGAAATTTATTTGATAACTGTTTCGGATTGGATTACTGTAAAAAAAATGAGGACAGAGGACAACCCATACCTTAAACGCTTAACCCATTCAACCGAAAGCACTTCAATATGATTGCAGAAATTTTGTCGACCGGAGATGAAATTCGTACGGGTTCACTTGTGGATACGAATTCTGCCTATATCGCTCAGAAACTGGAAGAGACAGGTGTGGACGTGGTTCGTCACAGCTGTGTAGGGGATGATTTTGATATGTTGGTTTCCATTCTGAAGGAAATCGGCGATCGGGCTGATATTGCCATTATGACCGGAGGACTGGGCCCGACAACCGATGACCTGACATCCGAGGCAGCTGCAGCGGCCGCCGGGGTGGAACTGACGATTGACCCGGATGCGCTGGTATCCATGGAGGAATTTTTTAAAATTCGAAAAAGGCCTTTGACCGATACGAATAAGAAACAGGCCCTGCTTCCGAAAGGCGCCCGGTGTCTGGTGAACCGTGTGGGTACAGCCCCGGGATTGAGCATGAAAATCGGCCGGTGTGTATTTTTCTGTCTGCCGGGTGTCCCCCATGAAATGCGCTGGATGCTTTCCGATGCGGTCCTTCCGCAAATCGTCAAGCTCTCGGGAGCGGATCGATATGTCTATCAGGTCAGGACCATGGGGCTGTTTGGCGTGGGGGAATCGGATGCCAACCGGGAGCTTGACGGGTTTGATGAATATTTTCCGGATCTTAAACTGGGCTACCGAGCGCATTTTCCGGAGGTTCAGATAAAAGTATATGCACGCGGAAAAGATGCCGTCCGGTTGAATGCCCGTGCGGAGGCTGCCGCTGAATGGATATTTCACCGGTTAGGCAAATGGATGTATTCGCTTGACGGGGATCCCATGGAAGAAGAAATCGGAAAGCTGCTGACATCTCATAATGCCACGGTTGCAGTCGCCGAAAGCTGTACGGGGGGGCTGATTGCTCACTGGCTGACCAGTGTTCCGGGAAGTTCGAATTATTTTCTGTTTTCCGGGGTAACCTATTCCAATGAGGCCAAGATCAACGTGCTCGGTGTATCCCCCGAAACCATCAATACCTGCGGCGCTGTCCATGAACAGACCGCAAAGGAAATGGCAGAAGGGGCCCGGCGTATTTCCGGTGCAGTCTACGGCATTTCAACGACCGGTATCGCAGGCCCTGACGGAGGCAGCGAAGAAAAGCCGGTTGGCACCGTCTGCATCGGTCTGGCAACACCCCGATATGCCAAAGGGTACCGGTTTCAGTACAACTACGGAATGAGAAACATGAATAAAGAAGTATTTGCCATGAAAGCTCTGGATCTGTTGCGACGGGAGCTGGTGGGGGAAAGGGAAGAGGACTGAGGGGAAAGGACTGAGGTCGGGGGGGTAGAGAAAGTAAGGAGTAAGGAGCGTAAAAAAAGCTGCTGGCTTAGTACTATGTTTATGATGTAGAATATAAGAAATCAGGGGAAAGTTTAGAAGGTGGCATAGAGTAAAGAGTAGCGAAATATTTGGCCTCTGCCCTTCCGCACTCAGTCCCCAGCACTCAGTCCTTTTTTTACCTTCCCTACAGATTCACAACCATATCCCCCCATTTAAGGGCATCCAGGTATAAATCCGGTAGCTGATTTTCAGGGATATCCAGAATATTCGAGCAGAATGTAACGTCACTCCAATCGCCTTTTTCATAAGAGATCGCCAGTCTTAAGAAGTAGAATTCGAAACCCTGGTTTTTTATTAAAGCATCTTTCAGCTGATTGGAAAGGGGGAGATCATCCATAATGGTTTCCATCGAAATGTCTAAAATCGCATCAATAAGTGAAAACAAGCCGAGCATGAACAATTCATTCGGATTGCTGGCTGATTTGGCCGCCAGCGTCAGAAGTTCGCAGAATTTTGCCCGGATGGAGGATACTTTGACCAGCTCTTTTGGCTTGTCGTCGGAGAGTTTTCCCAGTGCCATCATAGAAATGAAACGTCTGACTTCATTTTCTCCCAGCATGATGATGGCCTGTTGAATGGATGATATTTCTGAGGTTCTCCGAAAAAAAGATGAGTTGACATAGCGAAGTAATTTGAAAGACAGGGAAACGTCGCTGGATATATAATTATCCAGTTTGCTGTAATCCACTTGCCTCTGGCTGATCTCTCCCATTATACGAATCAGGTTTATTTTAACCGGCGAGAGTTTTTTCCTTTTGATCACTTCCGGTCTGGAAAAAAAATATCCTTGAAAGTAATCAAATCCAAGTTCAATGGCCGTTTGGAATTCTTCGTATGTTTCAACCTTTTCAGCCAGAAGCTTAAGATCATACCGGGGGAGCTGATGGATATCGCTGACAATTTTATCAATAGACGACTGTCTGAAGTCAAATTTAATGATATCGGCAAGGTCAATCAGTGGTAAAAGCGTTGCGTCGTAAACAAAATCATCCAGAGCGATTGTATATCCCTGCCGTGCAATATGCTGACACGCATCGACAACAGCTTCCTCGGAATCAACGGTTTCAAGAATTTCAACCACTGTCGTTTCTTTGGGGAACAGCATGGGGGTTTTGTTGACAAGAAGATTTCTGGTAAAGTTGATAAAGGCTTGTTTCCCCCCCGTATAATCGTTGATATTGGTGGTCATGAAGGTTGTGGAAAGGAGTTCCAGTGTAGCCTCATCTCCATCGACGTCAGGGAAACTGTTTTCCATCCCTCCGCGGAACAGAAGCTCATATCCGTTTATTTTTTTGCTTTTATTGAATATGGGTTGTCGCGCAACATAAGCATACATGGAAAAGCTCCTTGCTTTTCAAGCGTATTGAGAAGTTGTCTCTGACGACAGAATCCTGCATCAGCTTCCATTGTTGTCAAATCTTTCCCGTTCTCACTGTCTGTGAATGCGGACTGCAAAGGGGAATTCCATGTACGATGAGGACCACATACCGGCCGCTGAGCCCCTGCATCCGGATGCGGCCTTATATTACGACTCATTTCCAGAAGCGTCAAGTAATATCGGGTACAGCCGTCGGAATAGATATATTCGTGACAAGCAAAAATTCTGTAAAAGTAAAAGCGTTTTTCGTTGTCAACCATTGGTGCGGAGGTGCGGGTATGCCGAATTTTGCATTCACAGTGCCTTTGAATTGAATTTGATGGTGAAGATGATCAGGGGCCGTTTCTGCTTTGAATCACAGTTCAGGCATGATATGACTTTTAAAGTCATATTATGACGTTCATGAGTTATTGCGCCCGTATCGTTACGATACAGATGCTGTCGTCAGATGTGAAAAATACTCAATTGAATAAAAACAAAATACAGGCGCGTTTTAACCTTTCTGAATCGTTGAAATAAAGAGATTTAATTTATTGATAAAGAATTTAATAAATCGTGGTTCCTTTTCGGGCGTCTGTTTTCGGTTGAGACGGCTTCCGAAAGGTCATTGGAAATAAGAGCTGTTGATTATG is a genomic window of Desulfobacterales bacterium containing:
- the trpB gene encoding tryptophan synthase subunit beta, with translation MQTQHTPQNLPHPSPGKRPDSFGHFGPYGGRYVAETLMPAILELEEAYRNLTPKADFQTELSDLLQHYAGRPTPLFHARRLSRHLNGASIFLKREDLAHTGAHKINNTIGQALLARHMGKHKLIAETGAGQHGVATATAAALFGMECKVFMGSEDIRRQQPNVERMKLLKAEVIPVDSGTGTLKDAMNEAMRYWVGAVRDTFYVIGSVAGPHPYPVMVRDFQKIIGEEARRQIIQQTGSLPDKLIACVGGGSNAMGLFYPFLNDPVDITGVEAAGKGIETGKHAATLGEGSVGVLHGSKSYVLQDPDGQIMEAHSISAGLDYPGVGPEHAFLKDSGRATYVSVTDGQALEAFHMLCSLEGIIPALESSHALACAVTEAPRHTDDYKIVVNLSGRGDKDLEIVLEKGMKK
- a CDS encoding phosphoribosylanthranilate isomerase translates to MEPQQPEHIFTLHRPQVKICGLTRIRDAVACVKAGADAIGLVFYPKSPRHLSDERAMRICIGLPRTVYTVGVFVNESFSAIMRRVDCCGLKAVQLHGQESPALAGRLRHQNLVVIKALFIHGVPDISLAADYPASAFLVESGKGPLPGGNALAWDWNAVKDFSTKFPAILAGGLCPDNIARAVSAAHPDAVDISSGVESTPGQKDHKKITALMNALSYQASAIRPEANSLRRIF
- the trpC gene encoding indole-3-glycerol phosphate synthase TrpC → MATDILQQIVDHKFSEIKAAKIRLPEKQLQQMACSATHDQKSLFNALQHPTGSGSRIIAEIKRASPSKGIIRPDLDPAFYATAYEQAGASAISVLTEERFFLGSCNDLKTARNATTLPILRKDFIISTYQLYESVLMGADAVLLIVRILSRKQLDDCLRITHELGMDALVEVHSETDLEAACLAGARLIGINNRNLKTFETDIRTSMQMVSRLQSGQVPVAASGIHTRKDLRHIRQAGIANALIGESIVRAEDPGEFIKHLLS
- the trpD gene encoding anthranilate phosphoribosyltransferase, which codes for MFTRYLNTIIQGNTLSESQMSQLMDEIFSGRVSDIRIGAFMAALATRGETFEELAGAAKAMRRKALRIQTPGATVVDTCGTGGDTAGTFNISTTAAFVVAGCSVTVAKHGNRSVTSNCGSADLLEALGVKLDTVPELVEEAVSDIGIGFLYAPLYHSAMRFAAGARKDIGIRSIFNMLGPLTNPAAANCQLVGVYNPQLTEMFAGALRLLGSRRAFVVHGHDGLDEISVCAPTRVSELNQDRIRTYDLYPETFFGKTAAPEDLAGGDPETNADITRRILNGEKGPKRDIVLINASAALVAAGKAENLTDGIRLAEVSIDSGAASEKLIALIQFTRKNG
- a CDS encoding aminodeoxychorismate/anthranilate synthase component II, which translates into the protein MIVMIDNYDSFTYNLVQYIEQLGESVTVIRNNAATLDDLHRLNPSAIVVSPGPGRPETAGLSIPAIQSFSGKIPILGVCLGHQSIAIAFGGKVVSARHLMHGKTSAISSDEKGLYAGIRSPFQAMRYHSLAVCRQHLPQCLEITSESDDGEIMGIRHKTHPTEGIQFHPESIMTPVGKRLLRNFLKNSHESGKRV
- a CDS encoding anthranilate synthase component I family protein, with protein sequence MFLKQFPDPLQFKQLSRQYNVVPVYAEILADMETPVSVFKKLYRDQGPAFLFESAEGGEKWGRFSFISASSFCDIRIFKEFVEIRKNGTTRQIPHQGNPLSVLKDIMGRYKRPAMPDLPRFWGGLAGYITYEMVSFFEAIPNTVPEDTPLAHFIIPDVLLVFDNIRHTLLVIAIAFLEDHPVAGRAYQEATGRIRNLIGIIKQPLPDQSVAEGPKHFQLKADLEPEQFRKQVTTVKDHIRAGDVIQTVISQSFSCNELPDLFELYRAQRYINPSPYLYLMHLGDIALAGSSPETMVRLENSVATLRPIAGTRPRGKTEKEDRRLADELLRDEKERAEHLMLVDLGRNDLGRIAETGTVQVSDLMVVERYSHVMHLVSNINCHLKPEYDAWDLLRAVFPAGTLSGAPKVRAMEMIAELEQDVRGPYGGAVGYISFDGNMDMAITIRTACIRNNRLTVRAGAGIVADSDPETERIETVNKARAIEKALELMQQKIR
- a CDS encoding competence/damage-inducible protein A, which translates into the protein MIAEILSTGDEIRTGSLVDTNSAYIAQKLEETGVDVVRHSCVGDDFDMLVSILKEIGDRADIAIMTGGLGPTTDDLTSEAAAAAAGVELTIDPDALVSMEEFFKIRKRPLTDTNKKQALLPKGARCLVNRVGTAPGLSMKIGRCVFFCLPGVPHEMRWMLSDAVLPQIVKLSGADRYVYQVRTMGLFGVGESDANRELDGFDEYFPDLKLGYRAHFPEVQIKVYARGKDAVRLNARAEAAAEWIFHRLGKWMYSLDGDPMEEEIGKLLTSHNATVAVAESCTGGLIAHWLTSVPGSSNYFLFSGVTYSNEAKINVLGVSPETINTCGAVHEQTAKEMAEGARRISGAVYGISTTGIAGPDGGSEEKPVGTVCIGLATPRYAKGYRFQYNYGMRNMNKEVFAMKALDLLRRELVGEREED
- a CDS encoding HDOD domain-containing protein gives rise to the protein MYAYVARQPIFNKSKKINGYELLFRGGMENSFPDVDGDEATLELLSTTFMTTNINDYTGGKQAFINFTRNLLVNKTPMLFPKETTVVEILETVDSEEAVVDACQHIARQGYTIALDDFVYDATLLPLIDLADIIKFDFRQSSIDKIVSDIHQLPRYDLKLLAEKVETYEEFQTAIELGFDYFQGYFFSRPEVIKRKKLSPVKINLIRIMGEISQRQVDYSKLDNYISSDVSLSFKLLRYVNSSFFRRTSEISSIQQAIIMLGENEVRRFISMMALGKLSDDKPKELVKVSSIRAKFCELLTLAAKSASNPNELFMLGLFSLIDAILDISMETIMDDLPLSNQLKDALIKNQGFEFYFLRLAISYEKGDWSDVTFCSNILDIPENQLPDLYLDALKWGDMVVNL